The proteins below are encoded in one region of Triticum aestivum cultivar Chinese Spring chromosome 1B, IWGSC CS RefSeq v2.1, whole genome shotgun sequence:
- the LOC123087893 gene encoding glucose and ribitol dehydrogenase homolog — translation MSALLATPTRAQPFLLLLHRLRPNQLHPLRTARGLASFAASSPRAPPTRRGTRAMASQQKFPPQQQDCQPGKEHAMDPRPETLIKNYKSANKLQGKVALVTGGDSGIGRAVCLCFALEGATVNFTYVKGHEDKDAEETLQALRDIKSRTGAGEPKALAGDLGYEENCRRVVEEVANAHGGRVDILVNNAAEQYVRPCITEISEQDLERVFRTNIFSYFLMAKFAVKHMGPGSSIINTTSVNAYKGNATLLDYTATKGAIVAFTRALSMQLAEKEIRVNGVAPGPIWTPLIPASFPEEKVKQFGSEVPMKRAGQPSEVAPSFVFLASEQDSSYISGQILHPNGGTIVNS, via the exons ATGAGCGCACTCCTCGCAACACCCACCAGAGCCCAGCCGTTTCTCCTCCTTCTTCACCGCCTCCGACCGAACCAGCTGCATCCACTCCGCACCGCCAGAGGGCTAGCTTCGTTCGCTGCGTCGTCGCCAAGAGCACCGCCTACTCGCCGAGGGACCAGAGCGATGGCGTCGCAGCAGAAGTTCCCGCCGCAGCAGCAGGACTGCCAGCCCGGCAAGGAGCACGCCATGGACCCCCGCCCCGAGACCCTCATCAAGAACTACAAGTCGGCCAACAAGCTCCAG GGCAAGGTGGCGCTGGTGACCGGCGGCGACTCGGGCATCGGGCGCGCGGTGTGCCTGTGCTTCGCGCTGGAGGGCGCGACGGTGAACTTCACGTACGTGAAGGGGCACGAGGACAAGGACGCGGAGGAGACCCTGCAGGCGCTCCGCGACATCAAGTCCCGCACGGGCGCCGGCGAGCCCAAGGCGCTGGCGGGCGACCTCGGGTACGAGGAGAACTGCCGCAgggtggtggaggaggtggccAACGCGCACGGCGGGCGCGTGGACATCCTCGTGAACAACGCGGCGGAGCAGTACGTCCGCCCCTGCATCACCGAGATCAGCGAGCAGGACCTGGAGCGCGTGTTCCGCACCAACATCTTCTCCTACTTCCTCATGGCCAAGTTCGCGGTGAAGCACATGGGGCCCGGGTCCAGCATCATCAACACCACCTCCGTGAACGCGTACAAGGGCAACGCGACGCTGCTGGACTACACGGCCACCAAGGGCGCCATCGTGGCCTTCACCCGCGCGCTGTCGATGCAGCTGGCGGAGAAGGAGATCCGCGTCAACGGCGTGGCGCCGGGGCCCATCTGGACGCCGCTCATCCCGGCCTCCTTCCCGGAGGAGAAGGTGAAGCAGTTTGGATCCGAGGTGCCCATGAAGCGCGCGGGGCAGCCCAGCGAGGTCGCGCCCAGCTTCGTCTTCCTGGCCAGCGAGCAGGACTCCTCCTACATCTCCGGCCAGATCCTCCACCCCAATG GTGGTACCATCGTCAATAGCTAG